The following are from one region of the Salvia splendens isolate huo1 chromosome 2, SspV2, whole genome shotgun sequence genome:
- the LOC121783407 gene encoding histidine-containing phosphotransfer protein 1-like, producing the protein MEVQLQRSYLEYSNALFREGLLDGQFIQLQMLRDDSNPDFVVEVVTLFFEDSQRILNELSKTLDEQNVDFKKIDANVHQLKGSSSSIGAQRVRNACIAFRSFCDAQDVESCLRCLQQVKQEYLLVKNKLEALLRLEQQIVAAGGVVPTLNDVS; encoded by the exons ATGGAGGTTCAGTTGCAAAGGAGCTATCTTGAATATAGTAATGCCTTGTTCCGTGAG GGATTATTGGATGGTCAGTTTATTCAGCTGCAGATGCTTCGAGATGACAGCAATCCTGATTTTGTGGTGGAAGTTGTGACCCTTTTCTTTGAGGATTCTCAACGAATTCTCAATGAACTCTCCAAGACATT GGATGAGCAGAATGTGGACTTTAAGAAAATTGATGCTAATGTTCACCAACTAAAAGGTAGCAGCTCAAG TATTGGGGCTCAGAGAGTAAGAAATGCTTGCATTGCCTTCCGCAGCTTCTGTGATGCGCAAGATGTTGAATC GTGCCTTAGATGCTTGCAGCAAGTTAAGCAAGAGTACTTGCTAGTGAAGAACAAGCTCGAAGCTCTACTAAGG TTGGAGCAGCAGATTGTGGCAGCCGGTGGAGTGGTCCCCACGTTGAACGACGTCTCCTGA
- the LOC121783419 gene encoding probable 1-deoxy-D-xylulose-5-phosphate synthase, chloroplastic isoform X2, protein MALCPFAFSGNLSKGLVAADAQKHTNLSSQWIHGADLPFHPFCKNNQVRKNTTGICATLSERGEYFSQKPPTPLLDTINYPIHMKNLSTKELQQLADELRSDVIFNVSKTGGHLGSSLGVIELTVALHYVFNAPQDRILWDVGHQAYPHKILTGRRDKMPSLRQTGGLSGFTKRSESDYDCFGAGHSSTTISAGLGMAVGRDLKGRKNNVVAVIGDGAMTAGQAYEAMNNAGYLDSDMIVILNDNKQVSLPTANLDGPTAPVGALSSALSRLQSNRPLRELREVAKGVTKQIGGPMHEIAAKVDEYARGMISGSGSTLFEELGLYYIGPVDGHNIDDLTAILREVKSTKTTGPVLIHVVTEKGRGYPYAEKAADKYHGVTKFDPATGKQFKSSAPTQSYTTYFAEALIAEAEADKDIVAIHAAMGGGTGLNLFQRRFPTRCFDVGIAEQHAVTFAAGLACEEIKPFCAIYSSFLQRAYDQVVHDVDLQKLPVRFAMDRAGLVGADGPTHCGAFDVTFMACLPNMVVMAPSDEAELFHMVATAAAIDDRPSCFRYPRGNGLGVELPPGNKGKPLEIGKGRILIEGERVALLGYGSAVQSCIAAAALVETRGLQLTVADARFCKPLDHALIRSLAKSHEVLITVEEGSIGGFGSHVAQFMALDGLLDGSLKWRPLVLPDRYIDHGAPVDQQMEAGLTPAHIAATVFNILGKAREALEIMS, encoded by the exons ATGGCTTTATGCCCATTTGCATTTTCTGGGAATCTGAGCAAAGGATTAGTTGCAGCAGATGCTCAAAAGCACACTAATCTCTCTTCTCAGTGGATACATGGAGCAGATCTACCCTTTCACCCCTTCTGCAAGAACAACCAG GTTAGGAAAAACACAACAGGAATTTGTGCAACACTGTCTGAAAGAGGGGAATACTTTTCACAAAAGCCTCCAACTCCCCTTTTAGACACCATCAACTATCCAATTCACATGAAAAACCTCTCCACTAAG GAACTGCAACAACTGGCTGATGAACTCCGGTCTGACGTGATCTTCAACGTGTCCAAGACTGGGGGTCACCTGGGATCCAGCCTTGGCGTGATTGAGCTAACCGTGGCTCTTCATTATGTGTTCAACGCACCTCAAGATCGAATTCTGTGGGATGTTGGCCACCAG GCTTATCCACACAAGATTCTGACCGGAAGAAGAGACAAGATGCCGAGTTTAAGGCAGACCGGTGGTCTCTCTGGTTTCACGAAGCGGTCTGAGAGTGACTACGACTGTTTTGGGGCCGGTCACAGTTCTACAACTATATCTGCGGGATTAG GAATGGCTGTGGGGAGGGATCTGAAAGGAAGGAAAAACAACGTGGTGGCTGTGATAGGTGATGGGGCCATGACAGCTGGTCAGGCCTATGAAGCAATGAACAACGCTGGCTACCTGGACTCAGACATGATCGTTATTCTCAATGACAACAAGCAAGTTTCTTTACCCACTGCTAATCTGGACGGACCAACTGCTCCTGTGGGAGCCCTGAGCAGTGCTTTGAGTAGGTTGCAGTCAAACCGGCCGCTCAGAGAGCTAAGGGAAGTCGCTAAG GGAGTTACAAAGCAGATCGGAGGGCCTATGCACGAGATTGCTGCAAAAGTTGATGAGTATGCTCGTGGGATGATCAGTGGTTCTGGATCAACACTCTTTGAAGAGCTCGGGCTTTACTACATCGGTCCAGTTGATGGTCACAATATTGATGACCTGACAGCGATTCTTAGAGAGGTCAAGAGTACAAAAACGACAGGTCCAGTGTTGATCCATGTTGTGACTGAGAAAGGAAGGGGATATCCTTATGCAGAGAAAGCTGCAGATAAATACCATG GAGTGACCAAGTTCGATCCAGCAACCGGGAAGCAGTTTAAATCGAGTGCTCCAACTCAGTCGTACACAACCTACTTCGCTGAGGCTCTGATCGcagaagctgaagcagacaaggatATCGTAGCAATCCATGCAGCCATGGGTGGTGGGACGGGTTTGAACCTCTTCCAACGCCGTTTCCCAACAAGGTGTTTCGATGTTGGGATAGCAGAACAACATGCTGTAACTTTTGCTGCGGGTTTGGCCTGTGAAGAAATCAAACCCTTTTGTGCAATCTACTCATCCTTCTTGCAACGGGCCTATGACCAGGTAGTTCACGACGTCGATTTGCAGAAGCTGCCTGTTAGGTTTGCTATGGATAGAGCTGGTTTAGTGGGGGCGGATGGCCCAACACATTGTGGGGCTTTTGATGTTACTTTCATGGCATGCCTTCCCAACATGGTGGTGATGGCTCCTTCCGATGAGGCCGAATTGTTTCACATGGTTGCAACTGCTGCAGCAATAGATGACAGACCAAGTTGCTTTCGCTATCCAAGAGGTAATGGTTTAGGTGTGGAGCTGCCGCCTGGAAACAAGGGCAAACCCCTCGAG ATCGGAAAGGGCCGCATACTAATTGAAGGAGAGAGGGTGGCTCTCTTGGGTTATGGATCAGCAGTTCAGAGCTGTATTGCTGCAGCCGCCTTGGTAGAAACCCGCGGTTTACAGTTGACAGTGGCCGATGCTCGTTTCTGTAAGCCATTAGATCACGCTCTTATACGGAGCTTGGCCAAATCACACGAGGTCTTGATCACTGTGGAAGAAGGCTCTATTGGTGGTTTTGGATCTCATGTAGCCCAGTTCATGGCTCTGGATGGGCTCCTTGACGGAAGCTTAAAG TGGAGACCATTGGTTCTTCCCGATCGATACATTGATCATGGAGCCCCGGTGGATCAACAAATGGAAGCAGGGCTCACACCTGCTCACATTGCAGCGACGGTCTTCAATATTCTAGGGAAAGCTAGGGAGGCTCTGGAGATTATGTCGTAG
- the LOC121759409 gene encoding pentatricopeptide repeat-containing protein At5g18950 — MARISSLFSHLGRRQNPTSSHSITPQIRNRNLCTDKSSANSEDVLHDHTNPIEDRMLGISGANAISEELMLKPPNLGQKLAENRVTNVSEITKEVWNVIRTHPKWKTTILSDFPMANFTDPSVCCEILRQQSDLFLSLQFYLWHRSLDGFSFDPILCNEMFDKLVEAKDVAKKFLNDGEFEVEPWFLELYTRSLCENDSIDQVLNVFERLKKIGYCVSLETWNWALSCSVRMGRADAVWKLHEDMVKYGVASDVNTMGFLIQAFCLENNVLKGYELLHQVLKAGHVPVKVVFDNLISALGKNGKYSEVSAVMRKMIVNNCYPDIHTYHEVIRYCRGEMTNEGVQIFNELKKRGYFPNRAMYTTLIDNLCQNKDVQGAWRLWFEMIQGGIIPNEFTYNVFVNGLFRNGCVDEAEKLHNEMLGKGLPETTIIFNTRIHGLCINSRAEEARVLFEEMNKKDIIRDSMTFNSMIQGYAKQGNTSEAMYFLDELQKQGFEPSSASLASLIETLCDDGYVKEAERIWLDMSEKGFNPGDDALSPIVYGLSKQGQIAEMNKWLQYMIQSRVKPKMPTFEKLIECLCGAYKLDDALFVLHYMVEMGYLLRENICYSLVHALCRVNSHHVQTLLLKIVDGTDQQSMLNEPVSQSDWLIPCADDHIHGSPVSSLIGQSALS; from the coding sequence ATGGCTAGAATTTCATCATTATTTTCACATTTAGGCCGCCGCCAAAACCCTACTTCATCTCACAGCATCACACCCCAAATCCGAAATCGAAACCTCTGCACTGACAAATCTAGCGCAAATTCTGAAGATGTGTTGCATGATCATACAAACCCAATTGAGGATCGAATGCTTGGAATTAGTGGGGCAAACGCAATTTCTGAGGAACTAATGTTAAAGCCTCCAAATCTAGGTCAAAAGCTTGCTGAAAATCGAGTAACGAATGTTAGTGAGATTACAAAGGAGGTTTGGAATGTTATCAGGACGCATCCTAAATGGAAGACCACGATTTTAAGTGATTTTCCAATGGCCAATTTTACGGACCCCAGTGTTTGCTGTGAGATTTTGAGACAGCAGAGTGATTTGTTTCTGTCATTGCAGTTCTATTTATGGCATAGGTCACTAGATGGTTTCTCGTTTGACCCCATTTTATGTAATGAGATGTTTGATAAGCTCGTCGAGGCAAAAGATGTTGCCAAAAAATTTCTTAATGATGGGGAGTTTGAGGTAGAGCCTTGGTTTCTAGAGTTGTATACAAGGTCCCTCTGTGAAAATGATTCGATTGATCAAGTGCTTAATGTTTTTGAGCGGTTGAAGAAGATTGGTTACTGTGTGTCTTTGGAAACATGGAATTGGGCTTTGTCTTGCTCTGTGAGAATGGGAAGAGCTGATGCTGTTTGGAAGTTGCACGAAGATATGGTAAAATATGGTGTTGCCTCAGATGTGAATACCATGGGATTCTTGATTCAGGCATTTTGTTTGGAAAATAATGTTTTGAAAGGGTATGAACTTCTTCACCAGGTGTTGAAGGCTGGGCATGTTCCGGTTAAAGTTGTTTTCGATAACCTGATATCTGCTCTGGGGAAGAATGGTAAGTATAGTGAAGTATCAGCTGTTATGCGCAAGATGATTGTAAACAATTGTTACCCCGATATTCACACTTATCATGAGGTTATAAGATATTGCAGAGGAGAAATGACTAATGAAGGGGTACAGATCTTTAATGAGTTGAAGAAAAGGGGTTATTTTCCTAATAGAGCCATGTACACGACTTTGATTGACAATCTTTGTCAAAACAAGGATGTACAAGGTGCATGGCGACTGTGGTTTGAGATGATTCAAGGTGGGATTATTCCTAACGAGTTTACATACAATGTTTTTGTTAATGGTTTGTTCCGGAATGGTTGTGTTGATGAAGCTGAGAAGCTTCATAATGAGATGCTTGGCAAAGGTTTACCAGAGACCACAATAATTTTTAACACCAGGATACATGGTCTATGCATTAACAGTAGAGCGGAAGAAGCTCGAGTACTGTTTGAGGAGATGAATAAGAAGGATATTATTAGGGATTCTATGACATTTAATTCCATGATTCAAGGCTATGCTAAGCAAGGGAATACATCAGAGGCTATGTACTTTTTAGACGAACTTCAGAAGCAGGGTTTTGAGCCTTCATCTGCCTCATTAGCCTCGTTGATAGAAACCCTCTGTGATGATGGATATGTAAAGGAAGCCGAAAGAATATGGTTAGACATGTCCGAGAAGGGCTTTAATCCCGGGGATGATGCTCTGAGTCCAATCGTATATGGGCTGAGCAAACAAGGACAGATTGCTGAAATGAACAAGTGGTTGCAGTATATGATTCAAAGTCGAGTCAAACCAAAGATGCCAACTTTTGAGAAACTCATTGAATGTCTCTGTGGAGCTTATAAACTAGATGATGCTTTATTTGTTTTACACTACATGGTGGAGATGGGTTATCTGCTCAGGGAAAATATTTGCTATTCTCTGGTGCATGCACTTTGCAGAGTCAATTCTCACCATGTGCAAACATTGTTATTGAAAATTGTAGATGGAACTGATCAGCAGTCTATGCTCAACGAGCCAGTCTCACAATCAGATTGGCTTATACCATGCGCCGACGATCATATACATGGATCTCCCGTATCATCTCTTATCGGTCAGTCAGCCCTCTCATGA
- the LOC121783440 gene encoding calcium-binding protein 39-like has protein sequence MSFSFFKQSRPKTPQELAKALKDSLMAIDNITAAEVKSLEKGMEEVEKNIMTMRTMLSGDGEVEPSADQITQLALEICNEDAISLLFHKLPILGWEARKNLVHCWSILLKQKVDSVNFCEQYMEKHLELLDFLVVCYDNKEIALTCGHMLRECIKFPTLSKYILESPCFELFFKFIELPTFDVASDAFSTFKDLMTKHPTAVSEYLTTHYSEFFEHYEKLLTSANYVTRRQSLKLLSDFLLESPSTHIMKRYIGEVRHLKVMMTLLKDSSKNIQLSAFHIFKVFVANPNKPRDIKLILAKNHEKLIALLQSLSPGKGVEDDQFEEEKELIIKEIDRVHRLAEI, from the exons ATGTCGTTCTCGTTCTTCAAGCAATCGAGGCCTAAAACACCACAGGAATTGGCGAAGGCGTTAAAGGATAGTCTCATGGCGATCGATAACATTACTGCAGCTGAAGTCAAATCCCTAGAAAAG GGCATGGAAGAAGTTGAGAAGAATATAATGACAATGAGGACTATGCTATCTGGGGATGGTGAAGTAGAACCAAGTGCTGATCAAATTACTCAGTTGGCGCTTGAAATCTGTAATGAAGATGctatttctcttctttttcacaAGTTACCCATTTTGGGATGGGAA GCCAGGAAAAATTTAGTGCATTGTTGGTCTATATTGCTGAAGCAAAAGGTAGACTCTGTAAATTTCTGTGAACAATACATGGAGAAACATCTAGAGTTGCTTGATTTCCTTGTCGTTTG CTACGATAACAAGGAAATTGCTCTGACTTGTGGACATATGCTGAGAGAGTGCATCAAATTCCCCACTCTTTCGAA ATACATACTGGAGTCTCCCTGCTTTGAGTTGTTTTTTAAATTCATAGAGCTGCCTACTTTTGATGTTGCCTCTGATGCCTTCTCCACATTTAAG GATCTGATGACTAAGCATCCAACTGCAGTTTCTGAATACCTGACTACCCACTACAGCGAG ttcttTGAGCATTATGAAAAGTTACTGACATCTGCTAACTATGTGACCAGAAGGCAATCTTTGAAG CTCCTGTCCGATTTTCTTCTGGAATCTCCAAGTACTCATATAATGAAACGCTACATTGGTGAGGTTCGTCACTTAAAAGTCATGATGACATTGCTGAAG GATTCCAGCAAAAATATCCAACTATCTGCATTTCATATTTTCAAG GTATTTGTGGCTAACCCAAACAAACCCCGAGACATAAAACTTATCCTGGCAAAAAACCACGAAAAGCTTATAGCACTGCTCCAAAGTCTGTCTCCTGGCAAAG GTGTTGAAGATGATCAGTTTGAAGAGGAAAAGGAGCTAATAATCAAGGAAATAGATAGAGTGCATCGGCTTGCAGAAATTTGA
- the LOC121783419 gene encoding probable 1-deoxy-D-xylulose-5-phosphate synthase, chloroplastic isoform X1, with the protein MLHPKSNIHKPIPPPFSFLNNPCIFNPTTYHSHHLHPAHTHTHWVLSLKKFKNRAHLKNFLGNLQSLIIYAQKHTNLSSQWIHGADLPFHPFCKNNQVRKNTTGICATLSERGEYFSQKPPTPLLDTINYPIHMKNLSTKELQQLADELRSDVIFNVSKTGGHLGSSLGVIELTVALHYVFNAPQDRILWDVGHQAYPHKILTGRRDKMPSLRQTGGLSGFTKRSESDYDCFGAGHSSTTISAGLGMAVGRDLKGRKNNVVAVIGDGAMTAGQAYEAMNNAGYLDSDMIVILNDNKQVSLPTANLDGPTAPVGALSSALSRLQSNRPLRELREVAKGVTKQIGGPMHEIAAKVDEYARGMISGSGSTLFEELGLYYIGPVDGHNIDDLTAILREVKSTKTTGPVLIHVVTEKGRGYPYAEKAADKYHGVTKFDPATGKQFKSSAPTQSYTTYFAEALIAEAEADKDIVAIHAAMGGGTGLNLFQRRFPTRCFDVGIAEQHAVTFAAGLACEEIKPFCAIYSSFLQRAYDQVVHDVDLQKLPVRFAMDRAGLVGADGPTHCGAFDVTFMACLPNMVVMAPSDEAELFHMVATAAAIDDRPSCFRYPRGNGLGVELPPGNKGKPLEIGKGRILIEGERVALLGYGSAVQSCIAAAALVETRGLQLTVADARFCKPLDHALIRSLAKSHEVLITVEEGSIGGFGSHVAQFMALDGLLDGSLKWRPLVLPDRYIDHGAPVDQQMEAGLTPAHIAATVFNILGKAREALEIMS; encoded by the exons ATGCTCCACCCAAAAAGCAATATACACAAACCCATCCCACCACCATTTTCATTCCTCAACAATCCTTGCATTTTTAACCCAACCACTTATCATTCCCATCATTTGCACcccgcacacacacacacacactgggTACTGTCTTTAAAGAAGTTCAAAAACAGAGCCCACCTCAAGAATTTTCTGGGAAATCTACAATCTTTGATTATTT ATGCTCAAAAGCACACTAATCTCTCTTCTCAGTGGATACATGGAGCAGATCTACCCTTTCACCCCTTCTGCAAGAACAACCAG GTTAGGAAAAACACAACAGGAATTTGTGCAACACTGTCTGAAAGAGGGGAATACTTTTCACAAAAGCCTCCAACTCCCCTTTTAGACACCATCAACTATCCAATTCACATGAAAAACCTCTCCACTAAG GAACTGCAACAACTGGCTGATGAACTCCGGTCTGACGTGATCTTCAACGTGTCCAAGACTGGGGGTCACCTGGGATCCAGCCTTGGCGTGATTGAGCTAACCGTGGCTCTTCATTATGTGTTCAACGCACCTCAAGATCGAATTCTGTGGGATGTTGGCCACCAG GCTTATCCACACAAGATTCTGACCGGAAGAAGAGACAAGATGCCGAGTTTAAGGCAGACCGGTGGTCTCTCTGGTTTCACGAAGCGGTCTGAGAGTGACTACGACTGTTTTGGGGCCGGTCACAGTTCTACAACTATATCTGCGGGATTAG GAATGGCTGTGGGGAGGGATCTGAAAGGAAGGAAAAACAACGTGGTGGCTGTGATAGGTGATGGGGCCATGACAGCTGGTCAGGCCTATGAAGCAATGAACAACGCTGGCTACCTGGACTCAGACATGATCGTTATTCTCAATGACAACAAGCAAGTTTCTTTACCCACTGCTAATCTGGACGGACCAACTGCTCCTGTGGGAGCCCTGAGCAGTGCTTTGAGTAGGTTGCAGTCAAACCGGCCGCTCAGAGAGCTAAGGGAAGTCGCTAAG GGAGTTACAAAGCAGATCGGAGGGCCTATGCACGAGATTGCTGCAAAAGTTGATGAGTATGCTCGTGGGATGATCAGTGGTTCTGGATCAACACTCTTTGAAGAGCTCGGGCTTTACTACATCGGTCCAGTTGATGGTCACAATATTGATGACCTGACAGCGATTCTTAGAGAGGTCAAGAGTACAAAAACGACAGGTCCAGTGTTGATCCATGTTGTGACTGAGAAAGGAAGGGGATATCCTTATGCAGAGAAAGCTGCAGATAAATACCATG GAGTGACCAAGTTCGATCCAGCAACCGGGAAGCAGTTTAAATCGAGTGCTCCAACTCAGTCGTACACAACCTACTTCGCTGAGGCTCTGATCGcagaagctgaagcagacaaggatATCGTAGCAATCCATGCAGCCATGGGTGGTGGGACGGGTTTGAACCTCTTCCAACGCCGTTTCCCAACAAGGTGTTTCGATGTTGGGATAGCAGAACAACATGCTGTAACTTTTGCTGCGGGTTTGGCCTGTGAAGAAATCAAACCCTTTTGTGCAATCTACTCATCCTTCTTGCAACGGGCCTATGACCAGGTAGTTCACGACGTCGATTTGCAGAAGCTGCCTGTTAGGTTTGCTATGGATAGAGCTGGTTTAGTGGGGGCGGATGGCCCAACACATTGTGGGGCTTTTGATGTTACTTTCATGGCATGCCTTCCCAACATGGTGGTGATGGCTCCTTCCGATGAGGCCGAATTGTTTCACATGGTTGCAACTGCTGCAGCAATAGATGACAGACCAAGTTGCTTTCGCTATCCAAGAGGTAATGGTTTAGGTGTGGAGCTGCCGCCTGGAAACAAGGGCAAACCCCTCGAG ATCGGAAAGGGCCGCATACTAATTGAAGGAGAGAGGGTGGCTCTCTTGGGTTATGGATCAGCAGTTCAGAGCTGTATTGCTGCAGCCGCCTTGGTAGAAACCCGCGGTTTACAGTTGACAGTGGCCGATGCTCGTTTCTGTAAGCCATTAGATCACGCTCTTATACGGAGCTTGGCCAAATCACACGAGGTCTTGATCACTGTGGAAGAAGGCTCTATTGGTGGTTTTGGATCTCATGTAGCCCAGTTCATGGCTCTGGATGGGCTCCTTGACGGAAGCTTAAAG TGGAGACCATTGGTTCTTCCCGATCGATACATTGATCATGGAGCCCCGGTGGATCAACAAATGGAAGCAGGGCTCACACCTGCTCACATTGCAGCGACGGTCTTCAATATTCTAGGGAAAGCTAGGGAGGCTCTGGAGATTATGTCGTAG
- the LOC121759400 gene encoding BI1-like protein produces MHAYASVSTADDVKVGDIDIESGERLYPGIGHGENQLRWGFIRKVYGILAAQILVTTAVTAATVLYVPINDLLRENSGFLLFLVFTPFILLWPLHIYRQKHPLNMVFLGLFTASISLTVGVSCANTEGRLVLEALILTSAVVSALTGYTFWAAKKGKDFSFLGPILFTSLFILVLTGFIQMVYPLGSTTMAVYSAISAIIFSGYIVYDTDNLIKRFTYDEYIWASVTLYLNVLNLFLTILRMLKQDN; encoded by the exons ATGCACGCCTACGCCAGCGTCAGCACCGCCGATGACGTCAAGGTCGGAGACATCGACATCGAGTCCGGGGAACGCCTCTACCCTGGAATCGGCCACGGCGAGAATCAGCTGCGATGGGGATTCATACGCAAGGTATACGGCATACTGGCGGCGCAGATCCTCGTGACAACCGCCGTCACCGCCGCGACGGTTCTCTACGTGCCGATCAACGACCTCCTTCGCGAGAATTCTGGCTTCCTGCTTTTCCTCGTCTTCACACCCTTCATCT TGTTGTGGCCACTCCACATCTATAGGCAGAAGCATCCTTTGAACATGGTTTTCCTCGGGCTCTTCACTGCTTCCATAAGTCTAACTGTTGGAGTGAGCTGCGCTAACACTGAAG GAAGATTAGTGCTCGAAGCCTTGATATTGACCTCGGCTGTAGTTTCAGCACTGACCGGCTACACCTTCTGGGCTGCTAAGAAAGGAAAAGACTTCAGCTTTCTGGGACCAATCTTGTTTACTAGCCTTTTCATCTTGGTCTTGACTGGTTTTATCCAg ATGGTATACCCACTGGGATCTACCACTATGGCTGTCTACAGCGCAATCAGTGCCATAATCTTCTCGGGATACATTGTCTATGACACCGATAACCTGATCAAGCGCTTCACATATGACGAGTACATCTGGGCGTCAGTCACCCTTTACCTCAACGTTCTCAACTTGTTCCTTACCATTCTGCGGATGCTGAAACAAGACAACTGA